Proteins encoded together in one Hymenobacter monticola window:
- a CDS encoding STAS-like domain-containing protein, producing MSTTAPTSPVLTVATLTPGTISNADGYKLLLALKEAMAAQPGPVTLDLTDVIGFSSSFLNSSLGALFEEMGVTGFKRLRLSNYKPTQLKQLKDYMADVAQTHNAE from the coding sequence ATGTCCACCACAGCTCCTACCAGCCCGGTTCTGACGGTAGCTACCCTCACCCCCGGCACCATTTCCAACGCCGACGGCTACAAGCTGTTGCTGGCACTGAAGGAGGCCATGGCCGCGCAGCCGGGCCCCGTCACGCTCGACCTAACCGACGTCATTGGGTTCTCCAGCTCGTTTCTTAATTCCTCGCTTGGTGCCCTGTTTGAAGAAATGGGCGTGACCGGTTTCAAGCGCCTGCGCCTGAGCAACTACAAGCCCACGCAACTCAAGCAGCTAAAGGATTATATGGCCGACGTAGCGCAAACGCACAACGCCGAGTAG
- a CDS encoding M16 family metallopeptidase, translated as MRHKTTILAALLLAAACGASPAAAQTKAKAKPKPVAAAKAGAFSLPYEKFTLENGLEVVLHEDHSDPIVAFATVVHVGSNREKPGKTGFAHFFEHMSFNDSENTPVGANRKLIEEWGGQRNGSTWSDGTQYYEVVPKDAFDKIMWIDSDRLGYMIKTVTAEALAREIQVVKNEKRQNYDNVAYGSVNEVLRKNLYPADHPYNWTVIGSLPDLQAATLPDVQEFYHQYYGPNNATLVIAGDINIAETKAKVQRWFGEIKKGPAVQALKPRPAGLTQTKSLYIEDNFARLPQLQMVFPSIQEYHRDSYALQVLSELLAGNRTSPLYKVMVEEQKLAPSVVAYQNSSELAGEFTVQVRANPNTSLQQVHSAIEEGLKRFETQGFSDTELARIRAKIETDLYSGVESVLSKALQMGRDNEFAGDPAHLTKDAQMAQAVTRADVMRVYNQYLKGKPYVMTSVVPKGQQNLAVPGAQLATVYQEKVVAGVQNEDVGQGKEAVFEKTVTKNDRSEPGFLQTPLFKMPAVWNASLANGLKVYGIDNREIPLVTFDVTIPGGHSLDPLAKAGTASLVAQMLTQGTARKTPAQLEEAIDLLGASISVNSTAEEIRVQARCLARNFGPTLALVQEMLLQPRWDAAEFARLKSSLATNLKGQEANAAVIASQNFNRLLYGPNHILSYPTSGTLATTAGITLDDLKAYYNANISPSGAAMHVVGAIDQNTVAAALKPLGTSWAAKPVSVAQQPAPAQAPAGNVYFIDVPDAKQSVLYAGRLALRGTDPDLTKATFANALLGNGSSGRLTQLLRIQKGYTYGAFSAVQEQQEMAPFVVSTSVRANATGASLQLIRDLLTNYGPTFSPTDVETAKSKIMKGNTLAYESQGAKLGILRRISKFNKSPKFLEDDQQQLMKMGVADFQSTIGKYMAEKDLVYVVVGDKATQYEEVKKFANGKLTLLDATGKPVN; from the coding sequence ATGCGCCATAAGACTACGATACTGGCGGCCCTGCTCCTGGCGGCGGCCTGCGGGGCCTCCCCGGCGGCTGCCCAAACTAAGGCAAAGGCCAAACCCAAGCCGGTGGCGGCGGCCAAGGCCGGCGCCTTTTCGCTGCCCTACGAAAAATTCACGTTGGAAAACGGCCTGGAAGTGGTGCTGCACGAAGACCACTCCGACCCCATTGTGGCCTTCGCCACGGTGGTCCACGTGGGCTCCAACCGCGAGAAGCCCGGCAAAACCGGCTTTGCGCACTTCTTCGAGCACATGTCGTTCAACGACTCGGAGAACACGCCCGTGGGCGCCAACCGCAAGCTCATTGAGGAGTGGGGCGGGCAGCGCAACGGCAGCACCTGGAGCGACGGCACCCAGTACTACGAAGTGGTGCCCAAGGACGCCTTCGACAAAATCATGTGGATTGACTCCGACCGCCTCGGCTACATGATTAAGACCGTGACGGCCGAGGCTCTGGCCCGCGAAATTCAGGTGGTGAAAAACGAGAAGCGCCAGAACTACGACAACGTGGCCTACGGCTCGGTGAACGAGGTGCTGCGCAAAAACCTCTACCCCGCCGACCACCCCTACAACTGGACGGTGATTGGCTCGCTGCCCGACCTGCAGGCCGCCACGCTGCCCGACGTGCAGGAGTTTTACCACCAGTACTACGGCCCCAACAACGCCACGCTGGTCATTGCCGGCGACATCAACATTGCCGAAACCAAGGCCAAGGTGCAGCGCTGGTTCGGCGAGATTAAGAAAGGTCCGGCCGTGCAGGCCCTCAAGCCCCGTCCGGCCGGCCTCACGCAAACCAAGTCGCTGTATATAGAAGACAACTTTGCCCGCCTGCCGCAGCTGCAGATGGTGTTTCCCAGCATCCAGGAGTACCACCGCGACTCCTACGCCCTGCAAGTGCTGAGCGAGCTGCTGGCCGGCAACCGCACCTCGCCGCTCTATAAGGTGATGGTGGAGGAGCAGAAGCTGGCGCCCAGCGTGGTGGCCTACCAGAACAGCAGCGAGCTGGCCGGCGAATTCACCGTGCAGGTGCGCGCCAACCCCAACACCAGCCTGCAGCAGGTGCACAGCGCCATTGAGGAAGGCCTGAAGCGGTTCGAAACCCAGGGCTTTTCCGACACCGAGCTGGCCCGCATTCGCGCCAAAATCGAAACCGACCTGTACTCCGGCGTGGAGTCGGTGCTGAGCAAGGCCCTGCAAATGGGCCGCGACAACGAGTTTGCCGGCGACCCGGCCCACCTCACCAAAGACGCCCAAATGGCCCAGGCCGTGACCCGCGCCGACGTGATGCGCGTGTACAACCAATACCTGAAGGGCAAGCCTTACGTGATGACCAGCGTGGTGCCCAAGGGCCAGCAAAACCTGGCGGTACCGGGCGCGCAGCTGGCCACCGTGTACCAGGAAAAAGTGGTGGCCGGCGTGCAGAACGAGGACGTGGGCCAGGGCAAAGAAGCCGTATTTGAGAAAACCGTCACCAAAAACGACCGTTCGGAGCCGGGCTTCCTGCAAACGCCGCTGTTCAAGATGCCCGCCGTCTGGAACGCCTCACTGGCCAACGGCCTGAAAGTGTACGGCATCGACAACCGCGAAATTCCGCTCGTCACCTTCGACGTCACCATTCCCGGCGGCCACTCCCTCGACCCGCTGGCCAAGGCCGGCACCGCCTCGCTGGTGGCCCAGATGCTGACGCAGGGCACCGCCCGCAAAACCCCGGCCCAGTTGGAGGAAGCCATTGACCTGCTGGGCGCCAGCATTTCGGTGAACAGCACCGCCGAGGAAATTCGGGTGCAGGCGCGCTGCCTGGCCCGCAACTTTGGCCCCACGCTGGCGCTGGTGCAGGAAATGCTGCTGCAGCCCCGCTGGGACGCGGCCGAGTTTGCGCGCCTGAAAAGCTCCCTGGCCACCAACCTCAAAGGCCAGGAAGCCAACGCGGCCGTGATAGCCAGCCAAAACTTCAACCGCCTGCTCTACGGCCCCAACCACATTCTGAGCTACCCCACGTCGGGCACGCTGGCCACCACGGCCGGCATCACGCTCGATGATTTGAAGGCCTACTACAACGCCAACATTTCGCCCTCGGGCGCGGCCATGCACGTGGTGGGCGCCATCGACCAGAACACCGTAGCCGCGGCGCTCAAGCCCCTGGGAACCAGCTGGGCCGCCAAGCCCGTGAGCGTGGCCCAGCAGCCCGCTCCCGCCCAGGCGCCGGCCGGCAACGTGTACTTCATCGACGTGCCCGACGCCAAGCAGTCGGTGCTCTACGCCGGCCGGCTGGCCCTGCGCGGCACCGACCCCGACCTGACCAAGGCCACCTTCGCCAACGCTCTGCTCGGCAACGGGTCCAGCGGGCGTCTCACCCAGCTGCTGCGCATCCAGAAAGGCTACACCTACGGAGCCTTCTCGGCGGTGCAGGAACAGCAGGAAATGGCGCCCTTCGTGGTGTCCACGAGTGTGCGCGCCAATGCCACCGGGGCCTCGCTGCAGCTCATCCGCGACCTGCTCACCAACTACGGCCCCACCTTCAGCCCCACCGACGTGGAAACGGCCAAAAGCAAAATCATGAAGGGCAACACCCTGGCCTACGAAAGCCAGGGCGCGAAGCTGGGCATCCTGCGCCGCATCAGCAAGTTCAACAAGTCGCCGAAGTTTCTGGAAGACGACCAGCAACAGTTGATGAAGATGGGCGTGGCCGACTTCCAGTCCACCATCGGCAAGTACATGGCCGAGAAGGACCTGGTGTACGTGGTGGTGGGCGACAAAGCCACCCAGTACGAGGAAGTGAAGAAGTTCGCCAACGGCAAGCTCACCCTGCTCGATGCCACCGGCAAGCCGGTGAACTAG
- a CDS encoding winged helix-turn-helix transcriptional regulator: protein MKELKQRSTCPVSTSLDVLGDKWALLILRDIVFAGKSTYGQFLQSAEKMATNVLADRLALLEAQGLLTKAVAADKKSKFTYRLTEKGLDTVPIIVELLLWGARHGSTVVAPGLLEELQAGKDAAVAKYQQRAREQALA, encoded by the coding sequence ATGAAAGAGCTAAAACAGCGTTCTACCTGCCCGGTCAGCACCTCGCTTGATGTGCTGGGCGACAAATGGGCCCTGCTCATTCTCCGGGACATCGTGTTTGCGGGCAAATCAACCTATGGGCAGTTCCTGCAGTCAGCCGAGAAAATGGCGACTAACGTGCTGGCCGACCGCCTGGCACTCCTGGAGGCGCAAGGCCTCTTAACCAAGGCCGTGGCCGCCGACAAGAAATCGAAATTCACCTACCGCCTGACGGAAAAAGGCCTGGATACCGTTCCCATCATTGTGGAGCTGTTGCTGTGGGGTGCCCGGCACGGCTCCACCGTCGTAGCCCCCGGCTTGCTGGAAGAACTGCAGGCCGGCAAAGACGCGGCCGTGGCCAAGTACCAGCAGCGCGCCCGCGAGCAGGCCCTGGCGTAA
- a CDS encoding SDR family oxidoreductase: protein MILVTGATGGLGHETIDFLLKTTPAAEIAALVRDAGKATDLVERGVDVRQADYFDFPALVQAFQGVEKVLLVSAVAFTDRVQQHRNVIDAAKEAGVKHLFYTSIQRNSDFVMPQVTESDLATEAYLKASGLVYTILRNGYYFEGLGYLIGTEVPDAEIRFPAGEGKIAFIKRTELAAATATLLTSEGHDNQEYTLTGSEAYSFHDVARELSALADRPITYKSSETATYIAQTIAAGFPDFVATFFAQWGDAAKHGMLAGTDDTVERLLGRKPTSLREYLKATYFPNA, encoded by the coding sequence ATGATTTTAGTAACTGGAGCCACCGGTGGCCTGGGCCACGAAACCATCGACTTCTTGCTCAAGACCACCCCGGCCGCGGAAATTGCCGCCCTGGTGCGCGACGCCGGCAAAGCCACGGACCTCGTGGAGCGGGGCGTCGACGTGCGCCAAGCCGATTACTTCGACTTTCCCGCTTTGGTGCAGGCCTTCCAAGGCGTCGAGAAGGTGCTGCTGGTTTCGGCCGTGGCGTTTACCGACCGGGTGCAGCAGCACCGCAACGTCATCGACGCCGCCAAGGAAGCCGGGGTGAAGCACCTGTTCTACACCAGCATCCAGCGCAACTCGGACTTTGTGATGCCGCAGGTGACGGAAAGCGACCTGGCCACGGAAGCCTACCTCAAGGCGTCGGGGCTGGTGTACACCATTCTCCGCAACGGCTACTACTTCGAAGGCCTGGGCTACCTGATTGGGACCGAGGTGCCGGACGCGGAAATTCGTTTCCCGGCGGGCGAAGGCAAAATAGCGTTTATCAAGCGCACCGAGCTGGCCGCCGCCACGGCCACCCTGCTCACCAGCGAAGGCCACGACAACCAGGAATACACCCTGACCGGCAGCGAGGCCTATTCGTTTCACGACGTGGCCCGGGAACTCTCTGCGCTGGCAGACCGGCCCATTACATATAAAAGCAGCGAGACGGCCACCTACATCGCCCAGACGATAGCCGCCGGCTTCCCCGATTTCGTCGCCACCTTCTTTGCCCAGTGGGGTGATGCCGCTAAGCACGGCATGCTGGCCGGCACGGACGACACCGTGGAGCGCCTGCTGGGCCGCAAGCCCACGTCGCTGCGCGAGTACCTGAAAGCGACTTATTTCCCGAATGCCTGA
- a CDS encoding spondin domain-containing protein: MPRSRHRLLPLFVVGLAACSKSADTGEILPAPTPGPALYRVTFEATWSAGTHANFPAGAHFSNVIGASHAAGGLLFQPGQAASLGIKDMAERGNNTALRAEIAALQRSGVAFRTMEAPYFNSPGAVADTIRLDAAHPRLSLVTMIAPSPDWFAALEAENLLDATGQWATQRRVPARAYDAGTDNGPTFTAPDQPTLPGGAVAPLLLPPAQGTAPDGPPLGTWLLERIK, from the coding sequence ATGCCTCGTTCGCGCCACCGCCTTTTGCCGTTGTTTGTCGTCGGGCTGGCGGCCTGTTCTAAATCCGCCGATACCGGCGAGATACTGCCCGCGCCCACGCCGGGCCCGGCCCTTTACCGCGTCACCTTCGAGGCCACCTGGAGCGCCGGTACCCATGCCAACTTCCCGGCCGGCGCGCACTTTTCAAACGTCATCGGGGCGTCGCACGCGGCCGGGGGGCTGCTGTTCCAACCCGGCCAGGCGGCCAGCCTCGGCATCAAGGACATGGCCGAGCGAGGCAACAATACCGCCCTGCGCGCCGAAATAGCGGCCCTGCAACGCAGCGGCGTGGCTTTCCGCACGATGGAAGCGCCCTACTTCAATTCGCCGGGCGCCGTGGCCGACACCATTCGCCTCGATGCCGCCCACCCGCGCCTGAGCCTGGTCACGATGATTGCGCCCAGCCCCGACTGGTTTGCCGCCCTCGAAGCCGAGAACCTGCTCGACGCCACCGGCCAATGGGCCACGCAGCGCCGCGTGCCCGCCCGCGCCTACGACGCCGGCACCGACAATGGCCCCACCTTCACCGCCCCCGACCAGCCCACGCTGCCCGGCGGCGCGGTGGCCCCGCTCCTGCTGCCGCCCGCCCAAGGCACCGCACCCGATGGCCCGCCCTTGGGCACCTGGCTGCTGGAACGCATCAAATAA
- a CDS encoding DUF262 domain-containing protein, giving the protein MRLLPSDPDIGTIVTRINNGDINLQPDFQRGEVWSTPKKQRLIDSIMRDWHIPPIHVIELKDSSKLEVLDGQQRLVAIRDFVNGEIFIDGNVAPFSEEIQALNGLDYKSLPNNWRRRFDQFTIRMFKITDYLPQEPGELFFRLNQPASLTSAEQRNAFYGEARGQIKSLVELLLDLGISKEFIGFSNSRMAYDDIIARLCFSLEIGDLLHKVTSIALANRYRFDEPFNSETIHLAEKSIYFLGNALKQSPATIRFNKATLYSWLWFVCDNIKYNSNFDPYYFAKYIDYFERLRNMSKAFGNPRAYGHQFRYDEIPSNKAGGFEIGLMQVYNDRASARVADVSSVLSRDLVIWTLFVLISDDTNLEYLPANHKKTTLIMNGLHNFGKFNGIDADNYVSRMIEAGWNGEIN; this is encoded by the coding sequence ATGCGCTTACTGCCGTCTGACCCGGATATCGGAACTATTGTAACGAGAATTAATAACGGTGATATTAATCTGCAACCAGACTTTCAAAGAGGTGAGGTATGGAGCACACCGAAGAAACAACGGTTAATAGACAGCATTATGAGGGATTGGCACATACCGCCAATTCATGTTATTGAGCTTAAAGACTCTTCTAAATTAGAGGTATTAGATGGCCAACAAAGACTAGTAGCTATTCGCGACTTTGTTAATGGAGAAATATTTATTGATGGCAACGTCGCACCTTTTAGCGAAGAAATTCAAGCCCTGAATGGATTAGACTACAAATCATTACCTAATAATTGGCGAAGACGGTTTGACCAATTCACAATAAGAATGTTCAAAATAACTGACTATTTACCCCAAGAACCAGGCGAGTTATTTTTTAGGCTAAACCAACCAGCATCACTGACGTCTGCAGAGCAAAGAAATGCATTTTATGGAGAGGCCAGAGGTCAAATAAAGAGCCTTGTAGAGCTACTACTTGACTTAGGCATCAGCAAAGAGTTTATAGGTTTTTCAAATTCCAGAATGGCCTATGACGATATTATAGCCAGACTTTGTTTTTCATTAGAAATAGGAGACTTGCTACACAAGGTCACTTCAATAGCGTTAGCAAATAGGTACAGATTTGACGAACCGTTTAATTCTGAAACTATACACCTTGCCGAAAAAAGCATCTACTTTTTAGGCAATGCCTTAAAACAAAGCCCCGCTACTATTCGCTTCAATAAAGCTACTTTATATTCATGGCTGTGGTTTGTATGTGACAATATTAAATACAATTCAAATTTTGACCCATACTACTTCGCGAAATATATTGACTATTTCGAGAGACTGAGAAATATGTCAAAGGCGTTTGGCAACCCGAGAGCATATGGTCACCAATTCCGATATGATGAAATACCTTCTAACAAAGCTGGTGGCTTTGAAATAGGCTTAATGCAAGTTTACAACGATAGAGCTAGTGCTAGAGTAGCTGATGTATCTTCCGTACTATCACGCGACCTAGTAATATGGACTCTATTCGTGCTAATATCTGACGATACGAATCTTGAGTATCTACCTGCCAACCATAAAAAGACCACACTAATAATGAACGGACTGCATAATTTTGGAAAATTCAACGGAATAGACGCTGATAATTATGTTTCAAGAATGATAGAAGCTGGGTGGAACGGCGAAATCAATTAA
- a CDS encoding FG-GAP-like repeat-containing protein: MKTLSTLTSCFLLALAGLLAPMTGAAQGPLFARVANYNPGASWVKAVAVGDVDNDGQMDIVTANQGTANTVTVLLGQSSGGFARSLQLPSGNGTRDVALADVNGDGRLDIFTAADYASAVGVLLSQAGGGFAPVVLYSTGLASSPRSLALGDVNGDGWLDLVVATGGDIVVMPGLAGGMFASAVHYSTGVGSSPRGLALGDLNGDGRLDVVTADFASNSAAVLLGQAGGTLGPAATFPVAAEPTSIALGDLNGDGRPDLLVSHDAISSYSVSVLYAQASGGYSLQQYYNDGSSFDVAAADFNGDGHLDIVAVDPAYHVHVLLWQAPNTFSPPTQYTAGTFPNDVAVADVNGDGQPDVVTANNNGGTIGVLLNLTPVPPPVLRSVSPASGPVGTVVTLTGSYLSRASAVQFNGAAAAQVTAVSASQLTVVVPAGAISGTVTVTTPSGAATSAGTFTVSAPLASAGPRAAMLGVHPNPARGQVRLTVPSVAHERQLFIVDAVGRTVAQQLVQPHTSAVVLSLAGLPVGVYSVQCEAARARLLIE, from the coding sequence ATGAAAACACTGTCTACTCTTACTAGCTGCTTTCTGCTGGCGCTGGCCGGCCTGCTGGCGCCCATGACGGGGGCGGCCCAGGGTCCACTCTTTGCCCGGGTGGCAAACTATAACCCGGGTGCGTCCTGGGTGAAGGCGGTGGCGGTGGGCGATGTTGACAACGATGGCCAAATGGACATTGTAACGGCAAACCAGGGGACCGCCAATACGGTCACGGTGCTGCTGGGGCAGAGCAGCGGGGGCTTTGCCCGGAGCCTGCAGCTCCCCAGCGGCAACGGTACCCGCGATGTCGCGTTGGCCGACGTAAACGGTGATGGGCGACTCGATATTTTCACCGCCGCCGATTACGCAAGTGCCGTCGGGGTGCTGTTGAGCCAGGCCGGGGGTGGGTTCGCCCCGGTGGTGCTATACTCCACGGGGTTGGCCAGCAGTCCGCGGAGTTTGGCGCTGGGCGACGTCAACGGCGACGGGTGGCTCGACCTGGTTGTGGCCACGGGCGGCGATATTGTGGTGATGCCCGGGCTGGCCGGGGGGATGTTTGCGTCGGCAGTACACTATTCCACGGGCGTGGGTAGCAGCCCGCGGGGCCTGGCGCTGGGCGACCTGAACGGCGATGGCCGCTTAGATGTGGTCACGGCCGATTTTGCCAGCAATTCGGCTGCGGTGCTGCTGGGGCAGGCCGGCGGAACCCTGGGCCCGGCGGCGACATTCCCGGTTGCGGCTGAACCCACTTCCATCGCGCTAGGCGACCTGAACGGCGACGGGCGACCCGACTTGCTGGTGTCGCACGACGCAATAAGCAGCTACAGCGTCAGCGTGTTATACGCGCAGGCCAGCGGCGGCTACTCCCTCCAGCAGTATTACAATGACGGGAGTAGCTTCGACGTGGCGGCGGCTGATTTTAACGGGGACGGCCACCTCGACATTGTAGCCGTGGACCCTGCCTATCATGTCCATGTGCTGCTCTGGCAGGCGCCCAATACTTTTTCTCCCCCCACGCAGTACACCGCCGGCACTTTCCCCAATGACGTCGCGGTGGCCGATGTGAACGGAGACGGCCAACCCGATGTGGTGACGGCCAACAACAACGGCGGCACGATTGGGGTGTTGCTCAACCTGACTCCGGTGCCGCCGCCCGTCCTCCGCAGCGTGAGCCCGGCCAGTGGCCCGGTCGGCACCGTTGTCACGCTGACGGGTAGCTATTTGTCGCGGGCCTCGGCGGTGCAGTTTAACGGCGCGGCCGCGGCCCAGGTCACCGCCGTTTCGGCTTCCCAGCTCACGGTGGTGGTACCCGCCGGGGCTATTTCGGGGACTGTAACGGTGACCACGCCCAGCGGCGCGGCCACATCGGCCGGGACGTTCACGGTGTCGGCACCGTTGGCTTCGGCGGGGCCGCGTGCGGCCATGCTGGGCGTGCATCCCAACCCGGCCCGGGGCCAGGTCAGGCTGACTGTGCCCTCCGTTGCTCACGAGCGCCAGCTTTTCATCGTCGATGCCGTGGGCCGAACCGTGGCGCAACAGCTGGTGCAGCCCCACACCAGCGCCGTGGTGCTGTCTTTGGCGGGGCTGCCGGTTGGCGTCTACTCGGTGCAGTGCGAGGCAGCCAGGGCACGGCTACTTATCGAATAG
- a CDS encoding AAA family ATPase produces the protein MRLAKTGDTWRNLYKRNFKNRITSLEFDGITGIGKGKVSFSGGITVICGANGVGKTTLLNALLLSIKSIVSPVPHNIKSRFNSSVLLVSAIENGEERTYLKSSSDEEVGLSVEIGYIDSSHKSSRLIDFFSEMTNREELFEGIDPIHYSEEEIKLISYVTGKNYSSCDVYEIDAFDPEAISGFDDVIPYFKVVDSNTEYGLEMMGLGELAAHLLIWSIKRAPQDSIFFLEEPESFISPKAQVNLMNYIASVSLDKGIWLVITTHSMGIVSNIPLNHIKILSKNHDGIDIIETPNQFQLNMILGISFSYSGILFVEDMASKVFTRAILEHFDGDISRRIDIVKAGSSSAISNVLYNFPKPSKEWLKIIGVYDGDIWPQKKSVIDDKKVKWEYLFLPGPVAPEILLRDFFRNNTYGLENKLAVTESNLKFALNSLDGCNHHDWPTDLARFLEVNEEDMLRDMFRLWLEAPQNETQARATFDDISAKFSKQQ, from the coding sequence ATGCGGCTCGCTAAGACAGGGGATACTTGGAGAAACCTATATAAAAGAAATTTCAAAAACAGGATAACCAGCCTTGAATTTGACGGAATCACAGGCATAGGCAAAGGCAAAGTTTCCTTTTCTGGTGGTATAACGGTAATTTGCGGAGCAAATGGTGTTGGCAAAACAACGTTACTCAATGCTTTACTACTGTCGATAAAATCGATAGTAAGTCCGGTTCCACATAATATTAAAAGCAGATTTAATTCATCTGTTTTGCTTGTAAGCGCTATTGAAAATGGAGAAGAGCGCACATATTTAAAATCAAGTTCCGACGAAGAAGTTGGCCTCAGCGTCGAAATAGGCTATATCGATTCTTCTCACAAGAGCTCAAGACTTATTGATTTTTTCTCTGAAATGACAAATAGAGAAGAACTCTTTGAAGGTATTGACCCAATACATTACAGCGAAGAAGAAATCAAACTCATTTCTTATGTGACTGGAAAGAACTATTCTTCATGCGATGTATATGAAATTGATGCTTTTGACCCGGAAGCTATAAGTGGTTTTGATGATGTCATACCATATTTCAAGGTAGTGGATAGTAACACTGAATATGGGTTAGAGATGATGGGGCTGGGTGAGCTTGCTGCACACTTATTGATTTGGTCAATAAAACGTGCCCCACAAGATTCTATTTTCTTTTTAGAAGAACCAGAATCATTTATCTCACCCAAAGCGCAGGTCAACTTAATGAATTATATAGCCAGCGTGAGTTTAGACAAAGGCATATGGTTAGTTATTACTACTCATTCTATGGGAATCGTCTCTAACATCCCCCTCAATCATATAAAAATATTATCAAAAAATCACGATGGAATCGACATAATAGAAACGCCGAACCAATTTCAGTTAAATATGATACTCGGCATTTCCTTTTCATATTCAGGAATTCTTTTTGTGGAGGATATGGCTAGTAAAGTATTTACTCGTGCAATTTTAGAACATTTTGATGGGGATATCTCTAGAAGAATTGATATAGTGAAAGCAGGGTCTTCCTCTGCCATTTCAAATGTATTATATAATTTTCCAAAACCATCTAAAGAATGGTTGAAGATTATTGGTGTTTATGACGGAGATATATGGCCTCAGAAAAAGAGTGTAATAGATGACAAAAAAGTCAAGTGGGAGTACTTGTTTTTACCTGGTCCAGTAGCCCCTGAGATTTTGCTTCGTGATTTCTTCAGAAATAACACTTATGGATTGGAAAACAAACTTGCTGTTACTGAATCGAATCTAAAATTCGCATTGAATAGCCTAGATGGCTGTAATCATCATGATTGGCCTACAGATTTAGCAAGATTTTTAGAAGTCAATGAGGAAGACATGCTCAGAGATATGTTCAGATTATGGCTAGAGGCACCGCAAAATGAAACACAAGCTAGAGCTACATTTGACGACATTAGTGCTAAATTTTCTAAACAACAATAG